One Telluria mixta DNA window includes the following coding sequences:
- a CDS encoding ABC transporter permease: protein MKKKSFFAQKRARIIAPAIVLALLIAVWWAVVVATHSAIFPTPGQVVTGTWELIQDGTLWDHIGSSLMRVGTGFLLAIAVAIPLGLWIGRMDAAWVTLNPLFQLLRPISPIAWIPLAILWFGVGNASPIFLIFIASVFPMIVQTAAGVHTIERRYLRAAENFGVSRAKLYRQVIIPAVLPEIIVGMRITLGVAWLVVVAAEMIALRSGLGYLIMDSRNAGNRYDLVIAAMIIIGIIGLMLDGITRLLERLKSVRWRYGR, encoded by the coding sequence GTGAAAAAGAAGAGTTTTTTTGCACAGAAGCGGGCGCGGATCATCGCGCCGGCCATCGTGCTGGCATTGCTGATCGCGGTCTGGTGGGCCGTCGTCGTCGCGACGCACAGCGCGATCTTCCCGACGCCGGGACAGGTCGTCACGGGCACGTGGGAACTGATCCAGGACGGCACGCTGTGGGACCACATCGGTTCCTCGCTGATGCGCGTCGGTACCGGCTTTTTGCTGGCGATCGCCGTCGCCATTCCGCTGGGCCTGTGGATCGGCCGCATGGACGCGGCCTGGGTCACGCTGAATCCGCTGTTCCAGCTGCTGCGCCCTATCTCTCCGATCGCCTGGATCCCGCTCGCGATCCTGTGGTTCGGCGTGGGTAACGCGTCGCCGATCTTCCTGATCTTCATCGCGTCCGTGTTCCCGATGATCGTGCAGACGGCCGCCGGCGTGCACACGATCGAGCGGCGCTACCTGCGTGCGGCGGAAAACTTCGGCGTGTCGCGCGCCAAGCTGTATCGCCAGGTGATCATTCCCGCCGTGCTGCCCGAGATCATCGTCGGCATGCGCATCACGCTGGGCGTCGCGTGGCTGGTCGTCGTGGCGGCGGAGATGATCGCGCTGCGTTCGGGCCTCGGCTACCTGATCATGGATTCGCGCAATGCCGGTAATCGCTATGACCTCGTGATCGCCGCCATGATCATCATCGGCATCATCGGCCTCATGCTGGACGGGATCACCCGTCTCCTGGAACGTCTCAAATCGGTAAGGTGGCGCTATGGACGCTAA
- a CDS encoding cupredoxin domain-containing protein — protein sequence MTRSRILVLAAAALAIAALWAMFAPIPAGSREQLFEIPAGTYARRAAGDKVEILPTSIRLTLGVKDILVLKNLDNVPQTFGPVLIMPGQSFRMPFGVAGDVQFECTAHASGQMRIVVEPAPDAGWRRLVWRARHWLQP from the coding sequence ATGACGCGTTCCCGCATCCTGGTGCTGGCCGCGGCAGCCCTCGCCATCGCGGCGCTGTGGGCCATGTTTGCGCCGATCCCCGCCGGCTCGCGCGAGCAGCTGTTCGAGATTCCTGCGGGGACGTACGCGCGGCGCGCCGCGGGCGACAAGGTCGAGATCCTGCCGACGTCGATCCGGCTCACGCTGGGCGTGAAGGACATCCTCGTGCTGAAGAACCTCGACAATGTGCCGCAGACGTTCGGGCCCGTGTTGATCATGCCGGGGCAGAGTTTCAGGATGCCGTTCGGCGTCGCGGGAGACGTGCAGTTCGAATGCACGGCGCACGCGAGCGGTCAGATGCGCATCGTCGTCGAGCCAGCACCCGATGCGGGCTGGCGGCGGCTGGTGTGGCGCGCACGACATTGGTTGCAACCATAA
- a CDS encoding NAD(P)-dependent oxidoreductase, whose protein sequence is MTLPTVAFLGIGLMGKPMATRLAQAGYPLRVWNRTAAKAEPLRDTGAQPHADLQDAVRGADIVISILEAGPVVGQVIDDALPALAHHTLWIDMSSTRQDEAVNFAARLRQAGCRFVDAPVSGGVGGAEAGQLAIMAGADAADYAQAEPVLRVMGSPKAVGPVGSGQVAKLCNQLIVGATINVVAEALLLAEAAGADPAAVRDAIRGGFAGSRVLEVHGQRMLERNFMPGGQVKTQLKDQRNILAAASAAGVTLPVTALVTRQFESIVDDIPSADHAAGLIALERMNPGKRLGTEPDKMP, encoded by the coding sequence ATGACGTTACCGACTGTGGCATTTCTCGGCATCGGCCTGATGGGCAAGCCGATGGCGACCCGGCTGGCCCAGGCCGGCTATCCGCTGCGCGTGTGGAATCGCACGGCCGCCAAGGCCGAACCGCTGCGCGACACCGGGGCCCAACCGCATGCCGACCTGCAGGATGCCGTGCGTGGTGCCGACATCGTGATTTCGATCCTGGAAGCGGGACCGGTCGTCGGCCAGGTGATCGACGATGCCCTGCCGGCACTCGCGCACCACACGCTGTGGATCGACATGAGCTCCACGCGCCAGGACGAAGCCGTGAATTTCGCCGCGCGCCTGCGCCAGGCCGGTTGCCGCTTCGTCGATGCGCCCGTGTCCGGCGGCGTGGGCGGTGCGGAAGCGGGCCAGCTCGCGATCATGGCGGGCGCCGACGCGGCCGATTACGCCCAGGCCGAACCGGTGCTGCGCGTGATGGGCTCGCCGAAAGCCGTCGGCCCCGTCGGCAGCGGCCAGGTGGCCAAGCTGTGCAACCAGTTGATCGTCGGCGCAACGATCAATGTTGTGGCGGAAGCGCTGCTGCTGGCGGAGGCCGCCGGCGCAGATCCCGCCGCCGTGCGCGACGCCATCCGCGGCGGCTTCGCCGGCAGCCGCGTGCTGGAAGTGCATGGCCAGCGCATGCTGGAGCGGAACTTCATGCCCGGCGGCCAGGTCAAGACGCAGTTGAAGGACCAGCGCAACATTCTTGCCGCGGCGAGCGCGGCCGGCGTCACGCTGCCCGTGACGGCGCTGGTGACGCGGCAGTTCGAGAGCATCGTGGACGACATCCCGTCCGCCGACCACGCAGCCGGCCTCATCGCGCTGGAGCGCATGAATCCCGGCAAGCGGTTGGGTACGGAGCCAGACAAAATGCCATAA
- a CDS encoding ABC transporter ATP-binding protein: MDAKVQYKVADKIVVDDIRRSFETRKGTLPVVGGISLTIRDGEFVAIVGPSGCGKSTLMKMLCGFDQPDEGRVLIDGQVRHGPSPKGILISQHGSVFPWLTVQQNLMFGLDGISEAEKAELADHYTAMVGLKGFEKSYSHELSGGMLKRVEIARALVMKPEILYMDEPFSALDALMNLKMRMELLRILEEERHTVLLITHDVEEAVHLADRIVVLSPRPTTIQATFEVNIPHPRKMSSPEAQDLKEAVLKELGL, from the coding sequence ATGGACGCTAAGGTGCAATACAAGGTCGCGGACAAGATCGTCGTCGACGACATCCGGAGAAGCTTCGAGACGCGCAAGGGCACGTTGCCGGTCGTCGGCGGCATCAGCCTGACCATCCGCGACGGCGAATTCGTCGCCATCGTCGGTCCGTCCGGCTGCGGCAAGTCCACGTTGATGAAGATGCTGTGCGGCTTCGACCAGCCGGACGAAGGCCGCGTCCTGATCGACGGCCAGGTGCGCCACGGTCCGAGCCCGAAGGGCATCCTCATTTCCCAGCACGGCTCCGTGTTCCCGTGGCTGACGGTGCAGCAGAACCTGATGTTCGGCCTGGACGGCATCAGCGAGGCCGAAAAGGCGGAACTCGCCGACCACTACACAGCGATGGTGGGATTGAAAGGTTTCGAGAAAAGCTATTCGCACGAACTGTCGGGCGGCATGCTGAAACGCGTGGAGATCGCGCGGGCGCTCGTGATGAAGCCCGAGATCCTCTACATGGACGAGCCGTTCTCCGCGCTCGATGCGCTCATGAACCTCAAGATGCGCATGGAGCTGCTGCGCATCCTGGAAGAGGAGCGCCACACGGTGCTCCTGATCACGCACGACGTCGAGGAAGCGGTGCACCTGGCGGACCGCATCGTCGTGCTGTCGCCGCGGCCCACGACGATCCAGGCCACGTTCGAGGTGAACATCCCGCATCCGCGCAAGATGTCCAGCCCCGAAGCGCAGGATCTCAAGGAAGCGGTGTTGAAGGAGCTGGGGCTGTAA
- a CDS encoding ABC transporter substrate-binding protein, which yields MDNLESSFRTRRQLLKLASAMALPSAFAACSSEKKSASLVVAGLPVTCNLTLPVACAAKEAEIASTKPANPLGFEYSKYSGFPELKESLMAGRIQAAYVLAPMVMDLVSSNIPVKVVSLGHRSGAVIMVRTDAGYKKFRDLQGKRVAIPSRFAVDLLFLRKMLAAEGMSIKDVELVEMPPPDMPAALYAKAIDAYCTGEPFGAAAQMAGYATPLRMTRNEWPNYICCVLTVREDLIASNRAAVQDLVNYVQAAGHWMDADAAHRDKAIAIAATKKYFNQDPKILKFVMTNPSDRVTYGDLRIIRQEFDELMQMSLDAGTLKKPIQFNQYVDESFFKAVRPVTISL from the coding sequence ATGGATAATCTGGAAAGCAGCTTCCGCACGCGGCGGCAGTTGTTGAAACTGGCGTCGGCGATGGCGTTGCCGTCCGCTTTTGCGGCGTGTTCTTCGGAGAAGAAAAGCGCATCACTGGTCGTCGCCGGCTTGCCGGTGACCTGCAACCTGACCCTGCCCGTCGCGTGCGCGGCGAAAGAGGCCGAGATCGCCTCGACAAAACCGGCGAACCCGCTCGGCTTCGAGTACAGCAAATACAGCGGCTTTCCCGAGCTGAAGGAATCGCTGATGGCGGGCCGTATCCAGGCGGCCTACGTGCTGGCGCCGATGGTCATGGACCTGGTGTCCAGCAATATCCCCGTCAAGGTCGTGTCGCTGGGCCACCGCTCCGGCGCGGTGATCATGGTGCGCACGGATGCTGGCTACAAAAAATTCCGCGACCTGCAGGGCAAGCGCGTCGCCATTCCGAGCCGTTTCGCCGTCGATCTGCTCTTCCTGCGCAAGATGCTGGCGGCAGAGGGCATGTCGATCAAGGATGTCGAACTGGTCGAAATGCCGCCGCCGGACATGCCTGCCGCGCTGTACGCGAAAGCCATCGACGCCTATTGCACGGGCGAGCCCTTCGGCGCCGCCGCGCAGATGGCGGGTTATGCGACGCCGCTGCGCATGACGCGCAATGAATGGCCGAACTACATCTGCTGCGTGCTCACCGTGCGCGAAGACCTGATCGCGAGTAACCGTGCCGCCGTGCAGGACCTCGTCAACTACGTGCAGGCGGCCGGCCACTGGATGGACGCGGATGCGGCGCACCGCGACAAGGCGATCGCGATCGCGGCCACGAAAAAATACTTCAACCAGGATCCGAAGATCCTGAAATTCGTGATGACGAATCCGAGCGACCGCGTCACGTATGGCGACCTGCGCATCATCCGGCAGGAGTTCGACGAATTGATGCAGATGTCGCTGGATGCGGGCACGCTGAAGAAGCCCATCCAGTTCAACCAGTACGTGGACGAGAGCTTTTTCAAGGCCGTCCGCCCCGTCACGATTTCGCTATGA
- a CDS encoding acyloxyacyl hydrolase: MMRSLAAMAAMSAAAAGHAADGYFDSSSVEVGGGEHVQVVRLAVQKDWNKTWLPTSGYHLNGYWDANVAYWRANQWLDQPGNTKDLAVVGITPVFRWEADNKLGFYADAGIGAAVFSSVYRNTHRQLSTAFEFADHVGVGYVFANKWELGARLQHYSNGGIKKPNGGVNLLLLKAAYHY, translated from the coding sequence ATGATGCGTTCCCTGGCGGCCATGGCCGCGATGTCGGCCGCAGCGGCGGGCCATGCCGCCGACGGTTATTTCGATTCGTCGTCGGTGGAAGTCGGCGGCGGCGAGCACGTGCAGGTCGTCCGTCTCGCGGTCCAGAAAGACTGGAACAAGACCTGGCTGCCGACCAGCGGCTACCACCTGAACGGCTACTGGGACGCGAACGTCGCCTACTGGCGCGCCAACCAGTGGCTCGACCAGCCGGGCAACACGAAGGACCTGGCCGTCGTCGGCATCACGCCGGTGTTCCGCTGGGAAGCCGACAATAAACTGGGCTTCTACGCCGACGCCGGCATCGGCGCCGCCGTCTTCTCGAGCGTGTACCGCAACACGCACCGCCAACTGTCGACCGCCTTTGAATTCGCCGACCACGTGGGCGTGGGCTATGTCTTCGCCAACAAATGGGAACTGGGCGCGCGCCTGCAGCACTACTCGAACGGCGGCATCAAGAAGCCGAACGGCGGCGTGAACCTGCTGCTGCTGAAGGCCGCGTACCACTACTGA
- a CDS encoding M20 aminoacylase family protein: MRLVEPILAYQSELETIRRDIHAHPELCYEEQRTADVVAARLTEWGIPVVRGLGVTGVVGIIKNGTSDRAIGLRADMDALPMQELNTFDHASRHAGKMHACGHDGHTTMLLGAAHYLSQNRNFDGTVYLIFQPAEEGGAGARRMMDDGLFERFPMDAVYGMHNWPGIKAGSFGVVAGPMMASSNEFRVVVKGKGAHAAQPHRGIDPVMVAVQIAQAWQTIISREKNPLDTAVLSITQIHAGSATNVIPDEAVMIGTVRTFSTSVLDLIERRMNELASGLAAGFGATVDFSFKRNYPPLINHPEQTAFAIEAMRAVVGADNVDTNVEPTMGAEDFAFMLQEKPGCYVFIGNGDGDHRSHGHGLGPCQLHNGSYDFNDHLLPIGASFWARLVEMSLTAPAPSTPLP; the protein is encoded by the coding sequence ATGAGACTGGTCGAACCTATTCTCGCTTACCAATCCGAGCTCGAAACGATCCGGCGCGACATCCACGCCCATCCCGAACTCTGCTACGAAGAACAACGCACGGCCGACGTCGTGGCCGCGCGCCTCACCGAATGGGGCATCCCCGTGGTCCGCGGACTTGGCGTGACCGGTGTCGTCGGCATCATCAAGAACGGCACCTCGGACCGCGCCATCGGCCTGCGTGCCGACATGGACGCCCTGCCGATGCAGGAACTCAACACATTTGATCACGCGTCGCGCCACGCCGGCAAGATGCATGCTTGTGGTCATGACGGGCACACAACGATGCTGTTGGGTGCAGCCCACTATCTGTCGCAGAACCGCAACTTCGACGGCACCGTGTACCTGATCTTCCAGCCGGCCGAGGAAGGCGGCGCCGGCGCGCGCCGCATGATGGACGACGGTTTGTTCGAACGTTTTCCGATGGACGCCGTGTACGGCATGCACAACTGGCCGGGCATCAAGGCGGGCAGCTTCGGCGTCGTCGCGGGGCCGATGATGGCATCCAGTAACGAATTCCGCGTCGTCGTCAAGGGCAAGGGCGCGCACGCCGCGCAGCCGCACCGCGGCATCGACCCGGTGATGGTCGCCGTGCAGATCGCGCAAGCGTGGCAGACGATCATCTCGCGCGAAAAGAACCCGCTCGATACGGCCGTCCTGTCGATCACGCAGATCCACGCCGGCAGCGCCACCAACGTCATCCCGGACGAAGCCGTCATGATCGGCACCGTGCGCACGTTCTCCACCAGCGTGCTGGACCTGATCGAGCGGCGCATGAACGAACTCGCGAGCGGGCTGGCAGCCGGCTTCGGCGCCACTGTCGATTTTTCGTTCAAGCGCAATTACCCGCCCCTCATCAACCATCCGGAACAGACGGCATTCGCGATCGAAGCGATGCGCGCCGTGGTGGGTGCGGACAACGTCGACACGAACGTCGAGCCGACGATGGGCGCCGAGGATTTCGCGTTCATGCTGCAGGAAAAGCCGGGCTGCTATGTCTTCATCGGCAACGGCGACGGCGATCATCGAAGCCATGGCCACGGCCTCGGACCGTGCCAGCTGCACAACGGCAGCTACGACTTCAATGACCACCTGCTGCCGATCGGCGCCAGCTTCTGGGCGAGACTCGTCGAGATGAGCCTTACAGCCCCAGCTCCTTCAACACCGCTTCCTTGA
- a CDS encoding SCO family protein gives MKRFVTALLFALPLAASADALKSGEFSPPRMAPDFTLQGSTGKPLKLSDYHGKVVALGFGFTSCPAVCPTTLAELAAVKSKLGAQGKDFQVVYVTVDPERDTADRMRAYLTAFDPSFVGATGPAAQLAEVRKEYGVTSTRTGSAANYGFNHSSFVYLIDRSGKLRALSPYGRAVDDVVHDVRVLLNQ, from the coding sequence ATGAAACGCTTCGTCACGGCGTTGCTGTTTGCCTTGCCTTTGGCCGCAAGCGCCGACGCATTGAAATCGGGCGAATTCTCGCCGCCCCGCATGGCGCCGGATTTTACGCTGCAGGGTTCGACCGGCAAGCCTCTTAAACTGTCCGATTACCACGGCAAGGTCGTGGCGCTGGGCTTCGGGTTCACATCGTGCCCGGCGGTCTGCCCGACGACGCTCGCCGAACTGGCGGCCGTGAAATCGAAGCTGGGCGCGCAGGGCAAGGATTTCCAGGTCGTGTACGTGACCGTCGATCCGGAGCGCGACACGGCCGACCGGATGCGCGCCTATCTGACGGCATTCGATCCGTCGTTCGTGGGCGCGACCGGCCCCGCCGCGCAACTGGCCGAGGTGCGCAAGGAATACGGCGTCACGTCCACCAGGACGGGCAGCGCTGCGAACTACGGTTTCAATCATTCGTCCTTCGTTTACCTGATCGACCGGTCCGGCAAGCTGCGCGCATTGAGTCCGTACGGCCGCGCGGTGGACGACGTCGTGCACGACGTACGCGTCCTGCTGAATCAATGA